One Nocardioidaceae bacterium SCSIO 66511 genomic window carries:
- a CDS encoding alpha/beta hydrolase, producing the protein MDTIDLPHGTVAYRSAGPPDSDAPPVVFLHAFLIDGSVWSPVAELLADRGVRSYAPDLPLGAHHHPLNGDADQSPRGVARQILAFLEALDLDDVTLVGSDTGGALAQFLVDTDARRIGRLVLTNCDAFGTFPPFPFNLIFRLLGGTGRMKFNLLPMRLRAFRHSPLGFGLLANEFDPAQTRSWVEAAITNRGARADAVRFLRRAEPKDLLEVSTRLDSYEGPVHIVWGMADRAFKPSLGRRLQQAFRNAEFVEVPNAKTFVQLDAPDVLADQIGGVSARGPFG; encoded by the coding sequence ATGGACACCATCGATCTGCCGCACGGCACCGTCGCCTACCGCAGCGCAGGCCCTCCGGACTCCGATGCTCCCCCGGTCGTGTTCCTGCACGCGTTCCTGATCGACGGATCGGTCTGGTCCCCGGTTGCAGAGTTGCTCGCCGACCGCGGAGTTCGCTCGTACGCGCCGGACCTCCCGCTCGGCGCACATCACCACCCGCTCAACGGCGACGCCGACCAGTCACCGAGGGGAGTCGCCCGCCAGATCCTCGCGTTCCTCGAGGCGTTGGATCTCGACGACGTCACCTTGGTCGGCAGCGACACGGGCGGCGCCTTGGCGCAGTTCCTCGTCGACACCGATGCGCGTCGGATCGGCCGGCTCGTACTGACGAACTGCGATGCGTTCGGCACCTTCCCGCCCTTCCCGTTCAACCTGATCTTCCGACTGCTGGGTGGCACGGGCCGGATGAAGTTCAATCTGCTGCCAATGCGTCTGCGCGCGTTTCGCCATTCTCCGTTGGGATTCGGACTGCTCGCCAACGAATTCGATCCCGCACAGACACGCTCGTGGGTCGAGGCCGCAATCACGAACCGCGGCGCACGAGCAGACGCCGTACGCTTCCTTCGTCGCGCCGAACCAAAGGATCTCCTCGAGGTATCCACCCGGCTCGATTCGTACGAAGGTCCGGTCCACATCGTGTGGGGCATGGCCGACCGCGCATTCAAGCCGAGTCTCGGCCGCCGTCTTCAGCAAGCGTTCCGGAACGCGGAGTTCGTCGAGGTGCCGAACGCGAAGACGTTCGTCCAGCTCGACGCACCGGACGTACTCGCAGACCAGATCGGCGGGGTATCCGCGCGCGGGCCGTTCGGCTGA
- a CDS encoding transporter substrate-binding domain-containing protein, with protein MRDDLAPSGVLRAAINLGNPVLAQGSPEDPCGVTVDLAYELAERLGLAARFQCFDAAGKSYEAMARGDADICFLAVDPDRAEQVAFTAPYIVIEGVYAVARESSILTVADVDRPGVRVGVKRGSVYDLHLSRTLRHATVVRGGDGVDVFANEQLEVAAGIREPMVEYLLANPHLRLVDGRFMLIRQAIGTTRARRPETVAYLQEFVEDVKASGFVAQSLKRSGQSPSLVAAPEDAV; from the coding sequence GTGAGAGATGATCTTGCGCCGAGCGGCGTACTGCGGGCTGCGATCAACCTCGGCAACCCGGTACTCGCGCAGGGTTCGCCCGAAGACCCCTGCGGGGTGACCGTCGACCTCGCGTATGAGCTCGCCGAGCGGTTGGGGCTCGCCGCGAGGTTCCAGTGCTTCGACGCAGCCGGCAAGTCGTACGAGGCGATGGCGCGCGGGGACGCCGATATCTGCTTTCTTGCCGTCGACCCCGACCGGGCCGAGCAGGTTGCATTCACAGCGCCGTACATCGTCATCGAGGGCGTGTACGCCGTTGCGCGGGAGTCCTCGATTCTGACTGTGGCCGATGTCGACCGACCCGGTGTACGAGTGGGGGTCAAGCGCGGGTCGGTGTACGACCTCCACCTTTCTCGTACGCTCCGGCACGCGACGGTCGTACGTGGCGGCGACGGCGTCGACGTGTTCGCCAACGAGCAGCTCGAGGTAGCCGCCGGAATTCGCGAGCCGATGGTCGAGTACCTCCTCGCCAACCCGCACCTGCGCTTGGTCGACGGGCGGTTCATGTTGATCCGGCAGGCGATCGGTACGACGCGAGCTCGCCGTCCGGAGACCGTTGCGTACCTCCAAGAGTTCGTCGAGGACGTGAAGGCGAGCGGCTTCGTCGCGCAGTCGCTGAAGCGATCCGGTCAATCGCCGTCGCTTGTCGCCGCGCCGGAAGACGCTGTCTGA
- a CDS encoding MFS transporter — protein MLAVLLTGQVMASIDGSIVSVAAPTIRADLHASGAEIQLIVSGYLLTTGVLFVTCARLGDVIGHRRAFLIGLGWFTAASLSCGLAVNPTMLVLTRLVQAMGAALLMPQVFSLIHRHWDGDGRRRAIGVYSMVLALGVVLGQVGGGLVVGADLFGLSWRPVFLVNVPIGVLALIVASRVMPRTHLDGTARLDPVGVLLLTVAMTAITLPLTLGHDHGWPTWSWATLTGGVVLLAVFGRYELTARHPVLDPAALRPPEVRLGLAACCIVMGCYTVFLLTLTLHLQSRLDYSPLQAGLTFVPYAVGFGVLSLTWNRYSPWLQRVLPVAGPAVFAAGSTAVVLLYRDSWHQIGSVPLLFLAGAGHAAGYSPLIAWIASRVGPQHASAISALNATGPTLAEVIAVAGIGSIYFAASDSADGLLHVAMAVAILLALAVTCAGWATARCCGYARTCCRDRTHA, from the coding sequence ATGCTCGCCGTTCTGCTCACCGGACAGGTGATGGCATCCATCGACGGTTCCATCGTGTCGGTGGCCGCACCGACCATCCGGGCAGATCTCCACGCCAGCGGAGCCGAGATCCAGCTCATCGTGTCGGGCTACTTGCTCACCACCGGGGTCTTGTTCGTCACCTGCGCGCGGCTGGGCGACGTGATCGGACATCGCCGCGCATTTCTGATCGGGCTCGGCTGGTTCACTGCCGCCTCGCTGAGCTGCGGACTCGCCGTCAACCCGACGATGTTGGTCCTCACTCGGCTCGTCCAGGCGATGGGTGCGGCACTGCTGATGCCACAGGTCTTCTCCCTCATCCACCGACATTGGGACGGTGACGGGCGCCGCAGAGCGATCGGCGTCTACAGCATGGTCCTCGCACTCGGCGTCGTACTCGGACAGGTCGGCGGCGGGCTCGTGGTCGGAGCCGACCTGTTCGGCCTGTCCTGGCGGCCGGTGTTCCTCGTCAACGTACCGATCGGTGTACTCGCGCTCATCGTGGCCTCGCGGGTCATGCCGCGTACCCACCTCGACGGAACCGCTCGACTCGACCCCGTCGGAGTACTTCTGCTCACGGTGGCGATGACCGCGATCACGCTGCCGCTCACCCTCGGGCACGACCACGGCTGGCCGACCTGGTCGTGGGCCACGCTCACCGGCGGTGTCGTGCTACTCGCAGTGTTCGGACGCTACGAGCTGACGGCACGCCATCCGGTGCTCGACCCCGCGGCGCTGCGTCCGCCGGAGGTACGACTCGGCCTCGCGGCATGCTGCATCGTGATGGGTTGCTACACCGTCTTCCTACTCACGCTGACCTTGCACCTACAGTCCCGATTGGACTACAGCCCGCTGCAGGCCGGACTCACATTCGTCCCGTACGCGGTCGGTTTCGGCGTGCTCAGCCTGACCTGGAACCGCTACTCGCCATGGCTGCAACGTGTCTTACCGGTTGCGGGGCCGGCCGTGTTCGCGGCGGGTTCGACCGCCGTGGTGCTCCTCTACCGCGATAGCTGGCACCAGATCGGGTCCGTGCCATTGCTGTTCCTCGCCGGCGCCGGGCACGCCGCCGGATACAGCCCGTTGATCGCGTGGATCGCGTCGCGGGTCGGGCCGCAGCACGCGTCGGCGATCTCGGCACTGAACGCCACCGGGCCAACGCTCGCCGAGGTGATCGCGGTCGCGGGTATCGGCAGCATCTACTTCGCCGCGTCCGACTCGGCAGATGGCTTGCTGCACGTGGCGATGGCCGTCGCCATCCTCCTCGCTCTCGCGGTGACCTGTGCAGGCTGGGCTACGGCACGATGTTGTGGTTACGCGAGAACGTGTTGTCGGGATCGTACGCACGCTTGA
- a CDS encoding FAD-binding oxidoreductase, translated as MSRQVLADKLRGEVLEPGDEGYAEASTTVFGVGAPALVVRPDEAQDVATAIDYAHSAGLVLSVRSGGHSVLGSSTNTRGLVLDLARMNAVTVTDPATGLVSVGGGANWGQVASTLAPYGLGLTAGDTADVGVGGLTLGGGMGWMVRKYGLALDNLIGAQVVTADGRTLETNETLHPELFWALRGGGGNFGVVTRFDFRAQPVDTAHFGTITYRPDDVAGIIRGWRDHMRAASDDLTSILTVMPAMFGMPASVLVTLCFVGDDDDLDGAVDPLLRLGVVTDNNLQRLPYSDILEEAGHPPGMRVVARNALVPKLTDEAIDAVLAVYRSDVPTMSSIRSLGGGFGRVSVTDTAFAHRDAEAMVFCGAVLPADATEADVDRALVPWPAVARWGTGAYLNFHGSATSADLRAAYPNETYERLAAVKRAYDPDNTFSRNHNIVP; from the coding sequence ATGAGCCGACAGGTGTTGGCAGACAAGCTGCGTGGCGAGGTCCTGGAGCCCGGTGACGAGGGGTACGCCGAAGCGAGCACGACTGTGTTCGGCGTCGGCGCGCCCGCACTGGTCGTACGACCCGATGAGGCGCAAGACGTGGCCACGGCGATCGACTATGCGCACAGCGCCGGTTTGGTTCTGTCTGTGCGATCCGGTGGACACAGCGTGCTCGGTAGCAGCACCAACACGAGGGGGTTGGTGCTCGATCTGGCACGTATGAACGCAGTGACGGTCACCGATCCGGCGACGGGACTCGTCAGTGTCGGCGGGGGAGCCAACTGGGGCCAGGTCGCGAGCACTCTCGCGCCGTACGGCCTGGGTCTCACCGCAGGCGACACCGCCGACGTCGGCGTCGGGGGGCTCACGCTCGGCGGCGGTATGGGCTGGATGGTGCGCAAGTACGGTCTGGCGCTCGACAACCTGATCGGCGCTCAGGTCGTCACGGCCGATGGTCGGACGCTCGAGACGAACGAGACTCTTCATCCCGAGCTGTTCTGGGCACTCCGCGGTGGCGGAGGGAACTTCGGAGTGGTGACCCGGTTCGACTTCAGGGCACAGCCGGTCGATACAGCACACTTCGGCACCATCACCTATCGGCCCGACGATGTCGCCGGAATCATTCGTGGGTGGCGGGACCACATGCGGGCGGCGTCCGATGATCTCACCAGCATCCTGACGGTGATGCCGGCGATGTTCGGGATGCCGGCGTCGGTGCTGGTCACGCTCTGTTTCGTCGGCGACGACGACGATCTCGACGGGGCCGTGGACCCGCTGCTTCGCCTTGGTGTCGTGACCGACAACAACCTCCAGCGACTTCCGTACTCCGACATCCTCGAGGAGGCCGGACATCCGCCGGGGATGCGTGTGGTGGCCCGTAATGCGCTGGTGCCGAAGTTGACGGACGAGGCGATCGACGCTGTGCTGGCGGTGTATCGAAGCGATGTTCCCACGATGTCCAGCATCCGCAGTCTCGGCGGAGGCTTCGGGCGAGTGTCGGTCACAGACACGGCGTTCGCGCACCGCGACGCCGAGGCGATGGTGTTCTGCGGTGCTGTGCTGCCCGCCGATGCGACCGAGGCCGACGTCGACCGGGCGCTCGTACCCTGGCCAGCGGTCGCCCGGTGGGGCACCGGCGCGTACCTCAACTTCCACGGCTCGGCCACCTCGGCAGACCTGCGGGCGGCGTACCCGAATGAGACGTACGAGCGACTGGCTGCGGTCAAGCGTGCGTACGATCCCGACAACACGTTCTCGCGTAACCACAACATCGTGCCGTAG
- a CDS encoding DUF4307 domain-containing protein: MTNDVLERRYGAARTRRWPVIILASALGAVALAWITWVVLDQDRSLSYQVSGYDVVSDTETVVTVELNRENGDAVECEIYAQAEDHSVVGERIVTVPSGEPGTVRVDEPIKTERRAVNGVLKTCRLAG; this comes from the coding sequence ATGACCAACGACGTGCTGGAGCGCCGCTACGGCGCTGCGCGCACCCGTCGCTGGCCGGTCATCATCCTGGCATCGGCACTCGGAGCAGTCGCGCTTGCGTGGATCACCTGGGTCGTACTCGACCAGGATCGTTCGTTGTCCTACCAGGTGAGCGGGTACGACGTCGTCTCCGACACCGAGACCGTCGTCACCGTCGAGCTGAACCGCGAGAACGGCGATGCCGTCGAGTGCGAGATCTATGCACAGGCCGAAGACCACTCCGTTGTCGGCGAGCGCATTGTGACCGTACCGTCCGGCGAGCCCGGCACGGTACGCGTGGACGAGCCGATAAAGACGGAGCGACGAGCCGTCAACGGCGTCTTGAAGACCTGCCGTCTGGCCGGCTGA
- a CDS encoding TetR/AcrR family transcriptional regulator, which yields MAEARPPSTKATPRRTQSERRATTRAALLESAARGLSRYGYGNLRLEQVAQDAGYTRGALYHQFADKQDLTLAVVRDWWPENWRAAVLPLVEAESDPVAALLALAQGHAVFCRREVARIPTAMRLEFTGQDHPVGHAVEHNYDLLVRHCQKLIDAGREAGAIPTDTPSRILALAFVGALEGSVIGLAGNAPYDRDFAVRAVAGVLGIDPDAHNPATR from the coding sequence ATGGCCGAAGCCCGCCCGCCGAGTACGAAAGCCACGCCACGCCGCACCCAGAGCGAGCGGCGAGCGACAACCCGCGCTGCCTTGCTGGAGTCGGCCGCACGTGGGCTCTCCCGTTACGGATACGGCAACCTGCGACTGGAGCAGGTTGCGCAGGACGCCGGGTACACCCGCGGCGCTCTGTACCACCAGTTCGCCGACAAACAGGACCTCACGCTGGCCGTCGTCCGCGACTGGTGGCCCGAGAACTGGCGGGCGGCAGTGCTGCCCCTTGTCGAGGCGGAGTCCGATCCAGTCGCAGCGCTCCTCGCCCTCGCGCAGGGCCACGCGGTCTTCTGCCGGCGAGAGGTCGCGCGCATTCCGACAGCCATGCGCCTGGAGTTCACCGGGCAGGATCATCCGGTCGGCCACGCCGTCGAGCACAACTATGACCTGCTCGTACGGCACTGCCAGAAGCTGATCGACGCCGGTCGGGAGGCCGGAGCGATCCCGACGGACACGCCATCGAGAATCCTCGCGCTCGCGTTCGTCGGGGCGCTGGAGGGTTCGGTGATCGGCCTGGCCGGCAATGCACCGTACGACCGGGACTTCGCAGTACGCGCAGTCGCGGGCGTACTCGGCATCGATCCCGATGCCCACAATCCAGCAACGAGATGA
- a CDS encoding DUF2867 domain-containing protein gives MRLPNSVHAEHPWRIHEISADFRLYDVWALPTPGGRDDFAQLIQMVSTDDTSNNPSWIARMLFSIRWKLGEILGWDDPDRGVGRRVPTLRDRLPDDLRDAAPGPDFDRLPFSSVFLTDNEFAAEMANSTMHGIMHLTWVPDDNGGYRGQMAVLVRPNGVFGNAYMAAIAPFRHLLVYPPLMRGIGQDWRALTARNSPSSLPR, from the coding sequence ATGAGATTGCCCAACTCCGTCCACGCCGAACACCCGTGGCGGATCCACGAGATCAGCGCCGACTTCCGGCTGTACGACGTGTGGGCGCTTCCGACGCCCGGCGGCCGGGACGACTTCGCGCAGCTGATCCAGATGGTGTCGACCGACGACACCAGCAACAACCCGTCGTGGATCGCTCGAATGCTGTTCTCGATCCGTTGGAAGCTCGGCGAGATCTTAGGGTGGGACGACCCGGACCGCGGTGTCGGCCGACGTGTCCCGACGTTGCGCGATCGACTGCCCGACGACCTGCGCGACGCTGCGCCGGGGCCGGACTTCGATCGCCTCCCGTTCAGCTCGGTGTTCCTCACCGACAACGAGTTCGCGGCCGAGATGGCGAACTCCACGATGCACGGCATCATGCACCTGACCTGGGTTCCCGACGACAACGGCGGCTACCGCGGACAGATGGCCGTGCTCGTACGTCCGAACGGCGTCTTCGGCAACGCGTACATGGCCGCGATCGCACCGTTTCGCCATCTGCTCGTGTATCCCCCGCTGATGCGCGGGATCGGTCAGGACTGGCGCGCCCTCACGGCTAGAAACTCACCCAGTAGCCTGCCTCGGTGA
- a CDS encoding MmcQ/YjbR family DNA-binding protein translates to MAQRPAVPPALAQRLRDVFDELPECVEEDAWVGVRWRVGQATVAHLFGGEDQLFRVTFRAERAEVMAFEHLGAPYFRAAWGDNVVGLLIDDATDWSELAELLTDSYCVQAPDRLSTLVRRPSA, encoded by the coding sequence GTGGCCCAACGACCGGCGGTTCCACCCGCACTCGCCCAGCGCCTACGTGACGTGTTCGACGAGCTTCCCGAGTGCGTCGAGGAGGATGCCTGGGTAGGGGTGCGCTGGCGGGTCGGCCAGGCCACTGTCGCGCACCTCTTCGGCGGCGAAGACCAGCTGTTCCGGGTCACGTTCCGAGCCGAGCGCGCCGAGGTGATGGCGTTCGAGCATCTCGGCGCGCCGTACTTCCGTGCGGCCTGGGGTGACAACGTCGTCGGGCTGCTCATCGACGACGCGACCGACTGGAGCGAGCTCGCCGAGCTGCTCACCGACTCCTACTGTGTGCAGGCACCCGATCGGCTCTCCACTCTGGTGCGCCGTCCGAGCGCGTAG
- a CDS encoding hemerythrin domain-containing protein, whose protein sequence is MSETDDTRLVAWAREMRAVHQRLRDALAVARESIESGDAARVTSDLALFCRGFCAALSGHHGAEDAVLFPEIEHQHPELSDVLAKLSQDHSMIEYLIGALDAAMQSGESSAVLEQHLDGIGSVMESHFGYEERQLLKVLETLDLEADVEAAFGPF, encoded by the coding sequence ATGAGCGAAACCGATGACACGCGGCTGGTCGCGTGGGCGAGAGAGATGCGCGCCGTACACCAACGGCTCCGGGACGCTCTCGCGGTCGCGCGCGAGTCGATCGAATCGGGCGACGCGGCGCGAGTCACCTCCGATCTGGCGTTGTTCTGTCGCGGTTTCTGCGCTGCGCTGAGTGGGCACCACGGTGCGGAGGACGCCGTTCTGTTTCCCGAGATCGAGCACCAGCATCCCGAGTTGAGCGACGTGCTCGCGAAGTTGAGCCAGGATCACAGCATGATCGAGTACCTGATCGGTGCTCTCGATGCCGCGATGCAGAGTGGAGAGTCGAGCGCCGTACTCGAGCAGCACCTCGACGGGATCGGCTCGGTCATGGAGTCGCATTTCGGGTACGAAGAGCGGCAGCTGCTGAAGGTGCTGGAGACCCTCGACCTCGAGGCCGACGTCGAGGCGGCGTTCGGCCCGTTCTGA
- the ilvA gene encoding threonine ammonia-lyase — protein MQETPSVTIDDVRAAAELLGDVALTTPVEISRSLSAMTDVPVLLKCEHLQRAGSFKIRGAYVRISNLSDAERARGVVAASAGNHAQGVALAASLLGTKSTVFMPEGAPIPKEKATRAYGADIRFTGESVDDCLVAATEFAEATGAVLIHPFDHADIVAGQATVGLEIVEQVPDVRTVLVPVGGGGLAAGVASAISELRPDVRVIGVQAERVAAYPESLRAGHPVAVPGRTTMADGIAVRRPGEVPFAAISAHVDEILTVSEEALSRAMLLLLERAKQLVEPAGAAAVAGLLDHKDAFEGPVVCVLSGGNVDPLLLIHLLRHGMAAAGRYLAFRVRIPDRPGGLRELLDLLARVDVNVLDVVHERTSATLHLDEVEVSMQVETRGPAHRERVENALTEAGYWVSF, from the coding sequence ATGCAAGAAACGCCATCCGTGACGATCGACGACGTACGCGCGGCGGCCGAGCTGCTCGGCGACGTCGCACTGACCACGCCGGTGGAGATCTCCCGGTCACTGTCGGCGATGACCGACGTCCCGGTGCTCCTCAAATGTGAGCATCTGCAGCGTGCGGGATCGTTCAAGATCCGGGGAGCGTACGTCCGGATCTCCAACCTCAGCGACGCGGAGCGTGCCCGCGGAGTCGTCGCCGCAAGCGCCGGCAACCATGCGCAGGGAGTCGCGCTCGCAGCGTCGTTACTCGGCACGAAGTCGACGGTGTTCATGCCCGAGGGCGCGCCGATCCCGAAGGAGAAGGCGACCCGGGCGTACGGCGCCGACATCCGGTTCACCGGTGAGAGCGTCGACGACTGTCTGGTCGCGGCGACCGAGTTCGCCGAAGCGACCGGGGCGGTGTTGATCCATCCGTTCGACCATGCCGACATCGTCGCCGGTCAAGCGACGGTCGGGCTCGAGATCGTCGAGCAGGTTCCGGACGTCAGAACCGTGCTGGTGCCGGTCGGCGGCGGTGGACTCGCGGCCGGCGTCGCGAGCGCGATCAGCGAGCTACGGCCCGACGTACGTGTCATCGGTGTGCAGGCCGAGCGGGTCGCCGCGTACCCGGAGTCCTTGCGGGCCGGCCACCCCGTCGCCGTGCCCGGGCGTACGACGATGGCCGACGGGATCGCCGTGCGAAGGCCGGGAGAGGTGCCGTTCGCCGCGATCTCGGCCCACGTCGACGAGATCCTGACAGTGTCCGAGGAGGCGCTCAGCCGGGCGATGCTGCTGCTGCTCGAACGCGCCAAACAGCTAGTCGAGCCCGCCGGAGCGGCAGCGGTGGCCGGGCTGCTCGACCACAAGGACGCCTTCGAGGGGCCCGTCGTCTGCGTACTCAGCGGCGGCAATGTCGACCCGCTGTTGCTCATCCACCTGTTGCGGCACGGTATGGCGGCCGCCGGTCGCTATCTCGCGTTCCGGGTGCGCATCCCCGATCGTCCCGGCGGCCTGCGCGAGCTCCTCGACCTGCTCGCGAGGGTGGACGTCAACGTGCTCGACGTCGTACACGAACGCACCTCGGCGACCCTGCACCTCGATGAGGTGGAGGTGTCGATGCAGGTGGAGACCCGTGGTCCAGCACACCGCGAACGCGTCGAGAACGCGCTCACCGAGGCAGGCTACTGGGTGAGTTTCTAG
- a CDS encoding GNAT family N-acetyltransferase, protein MELRTDRLLLRQWRDTDRAPFAEMNASPVVMEHFPARMTRAESDVLVDRIAGRIGSEGWGLWALEVSDTGQFIGFTGLSVPSFDAHFTPAVEVGWRLDPSAWGNGYASEAATRALAYGFGDLGLGEIVSFTTQTNVRSQAVMRRIGMTHDPADDFHHPNIDASSPLSRHVLFRVRP, encoded by the coding sequence GTGGAACTGCGAACCGATCGGTTGCTCCTCCGCCAGTGGCGAGACACGGACCGGGCTCCGTTCGCCGAGATGAACGCATCTCCGGTCGTCATGGAGCACTTCCCTGCGCGGATGACCCGAGCCGAAAGCGACGTGTTGGTCGACCGCATCGCCGGTCGAATCGGGTCCGAGGGCTGGGGTCTCTGGGCGCTCGAGGTCAGCGACACCGGACAGTTCATCGGCTTCACCGGCTTGTCCGTGCCGAGCTTCGACGCGCACTTCACGCCGGCCGTCGAGGTCGGGTGGCGCCTCGATCCGAGTGCGTGGGGCAACGGATACGCAAGTGAGGCCGCCACCCGCGCGCTCGCGTACGGCTTCGGTGATCTCGGGCTGGGCGAGATCGTGTCGTTCACGACTCAGACCAATGTGCGTTCGCAGGCCGTCATGCGGCGCATCGGCATGACGCACGACCCGGCCGACGACTTCCACCATCCGAACATCGACGCGTCGAGCCCGCTGAGCCGGCACGTCCTCTTTCGCGTTCGGCCCTGA
- the mca gene encoding mycothiol conjugate amidase Mca: protein MHVHAHPDDESSKGAASTAKYVAEGVDVHVVTCTGGERGSILNPNMDRPDVLANITEIRREEMNRAREILGVTQEWLGYVDSGWPEGDPKPPLPEGCFATIPVEEAAERLVRIIRDVRPHVLTTYDENGGYPHPDHIRCHQVSIAAYDAAGDPDAYPDAGEPWQPSKLYYHHGFNRPRFEALHNEMLRRGLESPYAERLQEWKADPEHDKRITTQVPCAEYFDVRDRALIAHATQIDPNGSWFAVPMEVQQQVWPTEDYELARSEVPTTTPEDDLFAGLRTRETMEA from the coding sequence ATGCACGTCCATGCCCATCCGGACGACGAGTCGAGCAAGGGGGCGGCATCGACCGCGAAGTACGTGGCAGAGGGGGTCGACGTCCATGTCGTGACCTGCACCGGCGGCGAACGCGGCTCGATCCTCAACCCGAACATGGATCGACCCGACGTACTCGCGAACATCACCGAGATCCGGCGCGAGGAGATGAATCGCGCCCGCGAGATCCTCGGGGTCACCCAGGAGTGGCTCGGGTACGTCGACTCGGGCTGGCCGGAGGGTGATCCCAAGCCGCCGCTCCCGGAGGGCTGCTTCGCGACGATTCCCGTCGAGGAGGCCGCCGAGCGGCTCGTACGCATCATCCGCGACGTACGTCCGCACGTCCTCACGACGTACGACGAGAACGGCGGCTACCCGCACCCGGACCACATCAGGTGCCATCAGGTCAGCATTGCCGCGTACGACGCGGCCGGCGATCCCGACGCGTACCCCGATGCCGGTGAGCCGTGGCAGCCCAGCAAGCTCTACTACCACCACGGGTTCAACCGTCCGCGTTTCGAGGCGTTGCACAACGAGATGCTCCGCCGCGGGCTCGAATCGCCGTACGCGGAGCGGTTGCAGGAGTGGAAGGCCGATCCCGAGCACGACAAGCGCATCACGACCCAGGTGCCGTGCGCGGAGTACTTCGATGTGCGCGACCGGGCGCTGATCGCGCATGCGACGCAGATCGACCCGAACGGGTCGTGGTTCGCGGTGCCGATGGAGGTGCAGCAGCAGGTCTGGCCCACCGAGGACTACGAGCTCGCCCGAAGCGAAGTGCCCACGACGACGCCGGAGGACGATCTGTTCGCTGGTCTGCGGACGCGTGAGACCATGGAGGCATGA
- a CDS encoding TetR/AcrR family transcriptional regulator, which translates to MKVSRRTQAERTAATRAALVRAGRVLFAEHGFAGIGTETLVREAAVSRGALYHQFGDKTELFAAVLADVEAEVTQAIAAVALDAGESDFVPLMMRAVDAWLDACESPEVQRIVLLDGPSVLGWQRWREICQPHVLGLVEGLLAKAMADGVVTDLPVKPLAHVLLSVADEAALFVNAADDRAIARDEIAKVVRPLINALAT; encoded by the coding sequence ATGAAAGTTTCGCGACGTACGCAAGCAGAGCGCACGGCCGCTACCCGCGCTGCACTGGTCAGGGCCGGCCGGGTGCTGTTCGCCGAGCACGGCTTCGCCGGGATCGGAACCGAGACGCTCGTACGCGAGGCGGCGGTCAGCCGCGGCGCGCTCTACCACCAGTTCGGCGACAAGACCGAGCTGTTCGCTGCGGTGCTCGCCGACGTCGAGGCCGAGGTGACGCAGGCGATAGCAGCGGTCGCCCTGGACGCAGGAGAGTCCGACTTCGTGCCGCTGATGATGCGGGCGGTCGACGCCTGGCTGGATGCTTGTGAGAGTCCGGAGGTGCAGCGGATCGTGTTGCTCGACGGGCCGTCGGTTCTCGGTTGGCAACGCTGGCGGGAGATCTGCCAACCGCACGTACTCGGACTCGTCGAAGGTTTGCTGGCGAAGGCGATGGCCGACGGCGTGGTGACGGACCTACCGGTCAAGCCGCTCGCGCACGTTCTGCTGTCCGTGGCGGACGAGGCCGCCTTGTTCGTCAATGCGGCAGACGACCGTGCCATTGCGCGCGACGAGATCGCCAAGGTCGTACGCCCGCTCATCAACGCACTCGCGACGTGA
- the greA gene encoding transcription elongation factor GreA, protein MTQPIEENTIWLTKDAYERLRAELDHLRGPARAELAARIGEARDEGDLRENGGYHAAKDEQGKQEARIRQLEDLLRRAEVGEQREDDGLVEPGMILTIRFAGDDDTEKFLLGSRELLALDPSVDLQVFSPESPLGAAINGKYKGDKATYSAPNGADVTVEIVDATPFNG, encoded by the coding sequence GTGACACAACCAATTGAAGAGAACACCATCTGGCTCACCAAGGACGCCTACGAGCGCCTGCGGGCCGAGCTGGATCATCTTCGTGGTCCTGCCCGGGCGGAGCTTGCGGCGCGCATCGGGGAGGCCCGCGACGAAGGCGATCTGCGCGAGAACGGCGGCTACCACGCCGCCAAGGACGAGCAAGGCAAGCAAGAGGCGCGCATCCGCCAGCTCGAGGACTTGCTGCGCCGCGCCGAGGTCGGCGAACAGCGCGAGGACGACGGCCTCGTCGAGCCGGGCATGATCCTGACCATCCGCTTCGCCGGCGACGACGACACCGAGAAGTTCCTGCTCGGTTCCCGCGAGCTGCTGGCGCTCGACCCGTCGGTCGACCTCCAAGTGTTCTCGCCGGAGTCGCCGCTCGGTGCCGCGATCAACGGCAAGTACAAGGGCGATAAGGCGACGTACTCCGCCCCCAACGGGGCCGACGTCACCGTCGAGATCGTCGACGCGACGCCGTTCAACGGCTGA